The Streptomyces sp. NBC_01775 genome includes a region encoding these proteins:
- the galE gene encoding UDP-glucose 4-epimerase GalE, protein MSKYLVTGGAGYVGSVVAAHLLEAGHTVTVLDDLDTGFAEGVPGGAEFVDGRIQDAGRVLDSSYDGVLHFAAHSKVGESVEHPEKYWRNNVGGTIELLAAMREAGVRKLVFSSTAAVYGEPERTPITETDPTAPTSPYGASKLAVDHMLGGECAAHGLAAASLRYFNVAGAYFAADGSAYGERHDPESHLIPLVLQVAQGRREAISVYGDDYPTPDGTCVRDYIHVADLARAHLLALEAATPGEHLICNLGNGNGFSVREVIETVRKVTGHPVPETVAPRRGGDPAVLVASAERARQRLGWRPERDALSGIVEDAWRFAQTAGAR, encoded by the coding sequence ATGAGCAAGTACCTGGTGACCGGCGGCGCCGGATATGTCGGCAGCGTCGTGGCGGCGCACCTGCTGGAGGCCGGGCACACGGTGACCGTGCTCGACGACCTCGACACCGGCTTCGCCGAGGGTGTGCCCGGCGGCGCGGAGTTCGTCGACGGGCGCATCCAGGACGCGGGCCGCGTCCTGGACAGCTCCTACGACGGGGTGCTGCACTTCGCCGCGCACTCCAAGGTCGGCGAATCCGTGGAGCATCCGGAGAAGTACTGGCGCAACAACGTCGGCGGCACCATCGAGCTGCTCGCCGCCATGCGCGAGGCCGGGGTGCGCAAGCTCGTCTTCTCCTCCACGGCCGCCGTCTACGGCGAGCCCGAGCGCACCCCCATCACCGAGACCGACCCCACCGCGCCCACCAGCCCCTACGGCGCCTCCAAGCTCGCCGTCGACCACATGCTCGGCGGCGAGTGCGCGGCCCACGGGCTGGCCGCGGCCTCCCTGCGCTACTTCAACGTCGCCGGCGCCTACTTCGCCGCCGACGGGAGCGCCTACGGCGAGCGCCACGATCCGGAGTCGCACCTGATCCCGCTCGTCCTCCAGGTCGCCCAGGGCAGGCGCGAGGCCATCTCCGTCTACGGGGACGACTACCCCACCCCCGACGGCACCTGCGTACGCGACTACATCCACGTCGCCGACCTCGCCCGTGCCCACCTGCTCGCCCTGGAGGCCGCCACCCCCGGCGAGCACCTGATCTGCAACCTCGGCAACGGCAACGGCTTCTCCGTCCGCGAGGTCATCGAGACCGTCCGCAAGGTCACCGGGCACCCCGTGCCCGAGACCGTCGCCCCGCGCCGGGGCGGCGACCCGGCCGTGCTGGTGGCCTCCGCCGAGCGCGCCCGGCAGCGGCTGGGCTGGCGGCCCGAGCGCGACGCGCTCTCCGGCATCGTCGAGGACGCCTGGCGCTTCGCACAGACGGCGGGTGCCCGATGA
- a CDS encoding sodium:solute symporter family protein codes for MLHLAEGLRLPTNGLDYTILGIYFAVVLGIGFAARRSVKTSLDFFLSGRSLPAWITGLAFVAANLGATEILGMAANGAQYGAYTVHWYWIGAVPAMVFLGLVMMPFYYGSKVRSVPEFLLHRFGPSSHLLSSVIFAVSAVLIAGVNLYALAIVLEALLGWQLWVSIVVAGLFVLAYITLGGLSSAIYTEVLQFFVILAALIPLTIVGLKRVGGWGGMSDSLTGKHGGSFMTAWEGTGIGDSNPLGANWLTIVLGLGFVMSFGYWTTNFAEVQRALSAKNLSAAKRTPLIAAFPKILIPAVVVVPGLIALVMEPTLGKPGSGLDYNHAIPVLMRDLLPNGVLGIAVTGLLAAFMAGMAANISSFNTVFTNDIWAAYLKKDQPDAHYVKTARVVTVIGVLIGMGTAFIASSFSNIMNYLQTLFSFFNVPLFVVFIIGMFWKRTTPAAGFWGLLSGTVAAMVNYFWFYKQGIISIPSDQGANFVSSIVAFVVGAVVMVVVTMITKPKPVEQLAGLVYGTVSPGLQEPPAEGDDAWYRKPALLGWGAIVLAAICYIPFSF; via the coding sequence ATGTTGCACCTGGCCGAAGGGCTACGGCTCCCCACCAACGGACTCGATTACACAATCCTTGGCATCTACTTCGCGGTCGTGCTCGGGATCGGCTTCGCCGCCCGGCGCAGCGTGAAGACCAGTCTCGACTTCTTCCTCTCCGGCCGGTCCCTCCCCGCGTGGATCACTGGTCTGGCCTTCGTCGCCGCCAACCTCGGCGCCACCGAGATCCTGGGCATGGCCGCCAACGGCGCCCAGTACGGCGCCTACACCGTGCACTGGTACTGGATCGGCGCCGTGCCCGCCATGGTCTTCCTCGGCCTGGTGATGATGCCGTTCTACTACGGCTCGAAGGTCCGGTCGGTCCCCGAGTTCCTGCTGCACCGCTTCGGACCCTCCTCCCACCTGCTCAGCTCGGTCATCTTCGCCGTCTCCGCCGTACTGATCGCGGGCGTGAACCTCTACGCGCTCGCCATCGTCCTGGAGGCGCTGCTGGGCTGGCAGTTGTGGGTCTCGATCGTGGTCGCGGGCCTGTTCGTGCTCGCCTACATCACCCTCGGCGGCCTCTCCTCGGCGATCTACACCGAGGTGCTCCAGTTCTTCGTGATCCTGGCGGCCCTCATCCCGCTGACCATCGTCGGCCTCAAGCGGGTCGGCGGCTGGGGCGGCATGAGCGACAGCCTCACCGGCAAGCACGGCGGCTCCTTCATGACCGCGTGGGAGGGCACCGGCATCGGCGACTCCAACCCGCTGGGCGCCAACTGGCTGACGATCGTGCTCGGGCTGGGCTTCGTGATGAGCTTCGGCTACTGGACGACGAACTTCGCCGAGGTCCAGCGCGCCCTGTCGGCCAAGAACCTCTCCGCCGCCAAGCGCACCCCGCTGATCGCCGCCTTCCCCAAGATCCTCATCCCGGCGGTCGTGGTCGTGCCCGGCCTGATCGCGCTGGTGATGGAGCCGACCCTGGGCAAGCCGGGCAGCGGCCTGGACTACAACCACGCCATCCCCGTGCTGATGCGCGACCTGCTGCCCAACGGCGTGCTGGGCATCGCCGTCACCGGTCTGCTCGCCGCGTTCATGGCGGGCATGGCGGCGAACATCTCCTCCTTCAACACCGTCTTCACCAACGACATCTGGGCGGCGTATCTGAAGAAGGACCAGCCGGACGCCCACTATGTGAAGACGGCCCGCGTGGTCACCGTCATCGGCGTGCTGATCGGCATGGGGACCGCTTTCATCGCTTCCTCGTTCAGCAACATCATGAACTACCTCCAGACGCTGTTCTCCTTCTTCAACGTCCCGCTGTTCGTGGTCTTCATCATCGGCATGTTCTGGAAGCGGACCACCCCGGCGGCCGGCTTCTGGGGTCTGCTGTCCGGCACCGTCGCGGCGATGGTCAACTACTTCTGGTTCTACAAGCAGGGCATCATCTCGATCCCCAGCGACCAGGGAGCCAACTTCGTCTCCTCGATCGTGGCCTTCGTCGTCGGCGCCGTCGTGATGGTCGTCGTCACGATGATCACCAAGCCCAAACCGGTCGAGCAGCTGGCCGGACTGGTCTACGGCACGGTCTCGCCCGGCCTCCAGGAGCCGCCCGCCGAGGGCGACGACGCGTGGTACCGCAAGCCGGCCCTGCTGGGCTGGGGTGCCATCGTCCTGGCCGCCATCTGCTACATCCCCTTCTCCTTCTGA
- the galT gene encoding galactose-1-phosphate uridylyltransferase, which translates to MRKTSNRLADGREIIYYDLRAAADKGARTAVDERPLPSTGAHSEIRHDPLLDEWVGITAHRNARTYHPPADECPLCPSREGRLSEIPEPDYDVAVFENRFPSFRGAPGKEESGCDRQAAGLFGHAPGAGRCEVVSFTSDHNASFADLTEEQARLVLDVWTDRTADLSQEPGVEQVYCFENRGEEIGVTLSHPHGQIYGYPFTTPRTDRMLRSLAAYGSGPGGDNLFDDLVAAELAAGERVVIDGEHWTAFVPYAAHWPYEVHLYPKSRVPDLLALGEEARAEFPGIYLELLRRFDRLFGAGEPRTPYIAAWHQAPFVRDQRTGRAPREEFALHLELFTIRRAPGKLKFLAGSESGMNVFINDVPPETAAERLREVATP; encoded by the coding sequence GTGAGGAAGACCTCAAACCGTCTTGCCGACGGCCGCGAGATCATCTACTACGACCTTCGCGCTGCCGCCGACAAGGGCGCCCGCACCGCTGTTGACGAGCGCCCCCTGCCCTCCACGGGAGCGCACTCGGAGATCCGCCACGACCCGCTGCTGGACGAGTGGGTCGGCATAACGGCCCACCGCAACGCCCGCACCTACCACCCGCCGGCCGACGAGTGCCCGCTGTGCCCCTCTCGCGAGGGGCGGCTGAGCGAGATCCCGGAACCCGACTACGACGTCGCGGTGTTCGAGAACCGCTTCCCCTCCTTCCGGGGCGCCCCCGGCAAGGAGGAGAGCGGATGCGACAGGCAAGCCGCCGGGCTCTTCGGGCACGCGCCCGGCGCCGGGCGCTGCGAGGTCGTCAGCTTCACCTCCGACCACAACGCCTCCTTCGCCGACCTCACCGAGGAGCAGGCCCGGCTCGTCCTGGACGTGTGGACCGACCGCACGGCCGACCTGTCCCAGGAGCCCGGTGTCGAGCAGGTGTACTGCTTCGAGAACCGGGGCGAGGAGATCGGGGTGACCCTCTCCCACCCGCACGGCCAGATCTACGGCTATCCGTTCACCACCCCACGCACCGACCGGATGCTGCGCTCTTTGGCCGCGTACGGCTCGGGCCCCGGCGGCGACAACCTCTTCGACGACCTGGTCGCCGCCGAACTCGCCGCCGGCGAGCGGGTCGTGATCGACGGCGAGCACTGGACCGCGTTCGTGCCCTACGCCGCGCACTGGCCCTACGAGGTGCACCTGTACCCCAAGTCGCGGGTGCCCGACCTGCTCGCACTGGGTGAGGAGGCACGCGCGGAATTCCCCGGCATCTACCTGGAGCTGCTGCGCCGCTTCGACCGGCTCTTCGGCGCGGGCGAGCCGCGCACTCCCTACATCGCCGCCTGGCACCAGGCGCCCTTCGTACGCGACCAGCGGACCGGGCGCGCCCCGCGGGAGGAGTTCGCGCTGCATCTGGAGCTTTTCACCATCCGACGTGCTCCAGGCAAGCTGAAGTTCCTCGCGGGTTCCGAGTCCGGCATGAACGTGTTCATCAACGACGTGCCGCCGGAGACCGCGGCAGAACGACTGCGAGAGGTGGCAACCCCATGA
- the galK gene encoding galactokinase, translating to MSFREIYGTEPEGTWEAPGRVNLIGEHTDYNEGFVMPLALPHTCRVEAARRDDGVLRLHSADVEEGVVQLRTEELAPGAPEGNWAAYPAGVVWAMREAGLPVSGADLHFTSTVPVGAGLSSSAALEVATASALDGLYGLGLSPERMARLSQRAENGFVGVPSGIMDQMASACCTEGHALHLDTRDLTQRQVPFDLASQGLRLLVVDTRVKHALGDGAYAERRAGCEEGARTLGVPALRDIPYADLPGALERVEDPVVRRYVRHVVTEDQRVERVIALLDAGETRAVGPVLTEGHVSLRDDFQVSSPELDLAVATADEAGALGARMTGGGFGGSAIVLLDESRLKDVEEALNSAFEAADYLPPHLFEATPGAGARRV from the coding sequence ATGAGCTTCCGCGAGATCTACGGCACCGAGCCCGAGGGCACCTGGGAGGCCCCGGGCCGCGTCAACCTCATCGGTGAACACACCGACTACAACGAGGGGTTCGTCATGCCCCTCGCACTCCCGCACACCTGCCGGGTGGAGGCCGCACGCCGCGACGACGGAGTGCTGCGGCTGCACTCGGCCGACGTCGAGGAGGGCGTGGTCCAGCTCAGGACCGAGGAGCTGGCACCGGGCGCGCCCGAGGGCAACTGGGCCGCGTACCCGGCGGGTGTCGTATGGGCGATGCGCGAGGCGGGCCTCCCCGTCAGCGGCGCCGACCTGCACTTCACCTCCACCGTCCCCGTCGGCGCCGGGCTCTCCTCCTCGGCGGCGCTGGAGGTCGCCACGGCGAGCGCGCTGGATGGCCTGTACGGACTGGGCCTGAGCCCCGAGCGGATGGCCCGGCTGAGCCAGCGCGCCGAGAACGGGTTCGTGGGCGTCCCCAGCGGGATCATGGACCAGATGGCCTCCGCCTGCTGCACCGAGGGCCACGCCCTCCACCTCGACACCCGCGACCTCACCCAGCGCCAGGTCCCCTTCGACCTGGCCTCCCAGGGGCTGCGGCTGCTCGTGGTGGACACCCGCGTCAAGCACGCGCTCGGCGACGGCGCGTACGCCGAGCGCCGCGCCGGCTGCGAGGAGGGGGCGCGCACGCTGGGTGTGCCCGCGCTGCGCGACATCCCCTACGCCGATCTGCCCGGCGCGCTGGAGCGCGTCGAGGATCCGGTCGTGCGCCGCTACGTGCGGCATGTGGTCACCGAGGACCAGCGGGTCGAGCGCGTCATCGCGCTGCTGGACGCCGGGGAGACCCGCGCCGTCGGGCCCGTGCTGACCGAGGGCCACGTCTCCCTGCGCGACGACTTCCAGGTCTCCAGCCCCGAACTCGACCTGGCCGTCGCGACGGCCGACGAGGCCGGGGCGCTGGGCGCCAGGATGACCGGCGGCGGCTTCGGCGGCTCGGCGATCGTCCTGCTGGACGAATCGCGGCTCAAGGACGTCGAAGAGGCCCTGAACTCGGCTTTCGAGGCGGCGGATTACCTGCCGCCGCACCTGTTCGAGGCGACGCCAGGCGCCGGAGCGCGACGAGTCTGA